The DNA sequence TGTCTCTCCGTCAGTGACACTGGCAAGGGTATGGATCCCCAGGTATTGGAACGGATTTTTGAACCCTTTTTCACAACCAAGGAGAAAGGAAAGGGGAGCGGGCTCGGGCTTTCCGTGGTGCACGGAATCGTCCAGGACCACGACGGTGCTATTTCGGTGAGCAGCCGAGTCGGTCGGGGTACACTGTTTCAGCTCTATTTTCCGGCCGCTTCGGTTCCCGTGGCGAATGCGGCGACGCTGAAGCCCGTCCCCGGACGAGGGGGCGGTCAGCATGTTCTTTTTTTAGACGACGAGGAGCCTCTAGTCGCGGTGGCCAAGCGGATGCTGGATCGGCTGGGGTATCGAGTGGCTGGATTCACGCGTCCTTCGGAAGCCATTGGTTACTTTCGCCAGCATGCCGGCGAGGTGGATGTAGTGATTACGGATCTCAATATGCCCGGTATCTCCGGATTGCAGGCGGCGGCAGAGCTGTCCCAAGTAAGACCCGGTATCCCAATCGTACTTTGTTCGGGACACCTCACCGAGGAGCTCAAAATGAGCGCGCGGGCCGCGGGTGTGGCAGAGGTCATTTCCAAGCCTAGCGATATGCACTCTGTCAGCGATCTCATCCAGCGGCTCACAGCGGATCGTCGACGTCCTTAGCAGCCTGTCGGTTTTAGTCTTCCGTTCCTGATCAATGTTTCTGATCCAGGCGTTTGACTTGAATGTTGCGATAGCGCACGAACTCTTGGGTGTGATCGCCCCCGCCGTGGACTTGCAGGGCGATGCCGCCCCTGGCGGGATGGCGGATTTCCTTCTCCTGCCATTCCATGATCTTCACACCGTTGATCCAGGTGGTGATGTGCGGGGGATTGTTCTCAATCCGGGCGCGGAGCTCGTTCCACTGGCCATGCCGCCAAAAATAGGGCCACGCTTGAGGAAGAACGGGGAGAGCCACGGGCGGCACCCCGGTCGGTTTATCGGAAATCTCCGTCACCTTGTCTGTGAAGCTGAAGTTCCTCACGTGCGGAGTCCCCCCAAGTCCCTCGCCGTAGATGCCCATGAGATTTCCACCGGCATGATAATCGATCATGGCTTGCCAGGCTTTGCCGTCCTCCGTGCTGCGCAGGAATAGACCGCTGTCCGGACCGAAGTCATTCTTCATCTCCAGCTTCACCTCAAAGTCGCCAAATTGCTCGTCGGTGATGATGATGCCACCGTTTCCCTTAATGTCCTGCGAACCTACAATCGCCCCGTCCTCGATGACCCACTTGCCGCCCGTCTGATGCTTGCTGACGGCGCTGTGACCGGTTTTTGCGCTGATATGCCAGCCGGACAGGGATTTGCCGTCGTAGATGGAAACGAAGCCGTCGTGCGGCTTCTCTTGCGAGGTGGCAAACGAGAGCGATAACCCGACCAGAGCGAGGGGAATCAAATGGCGTTTCATGGTCTAGATTTAACGAAGATCAGCCCCGGTTTGTTCAAGCAGATTGTCCGCCCGGTAGGGGGACGAGTCTTCGTGAGGCGGTGGATCCCCCTGCGGCCCGAAGACTGACGTTCCGCCTTCGCGGGGAGCTACGGCGTGACGAGCGTCTCCTACAGGGAGGGGACGGAATTTCTAACGGAGTCCCAGCCAGGCTGATTCCACCGCTTGGGTAAGAGATGGGGTGTCGGTGACTCGCACGGGATGCCACCATGGCGGGAACAGTTGACGGTAGCGAGGTTCGGAGAACCGTGAGTCGATCAGCAACACGATGCCTCGGTCGGTTTCGGATCGGATGACTCTCCCGATGGCTTGCAGCACC is a window from the Verrucomicrobiales bacterium genome containing:
- a CDS encoding DUF1080 domain-containing protein; translated protein: MKRHLIPLALVGLSLSFATSQEKPHDGFVSIYDGKSLSGWHISAKTGHSAVSKHQTGGKWVIEDGAIVGSQDIKGNGGIIITDEQFGDFEVKLEMKNDFGPDSGLFLRSTEDGKAWQAMIDYHAGGNLMGIYGEGLGGTPHVRNFSFTDKVTEISDKPTGVPPVALPVLPQAWPYFWRHGQWNELRARIENNPPHITTWINGVKIMEWQEKEIRHPARGGIALQVHGGGDHTQEFVRYRNIQVKRLDQKH